From a single Paramormyrops kingsleyae isolate MSU_618 chromosome 14, PKINGS_0.4, whole genome shotgun sequence genomic region:
- the LOC111857862 gene encoding uncharacterized protein isoform X4 encodes MTEAAAEDLFNVPAPVIDYESETTLQPERTANKSLLSIFSSPWPWLLLLSLVFLGSSVAITFDLINYRGLTGELCDMYFDPMEMVSEAVDEFSNLTKQSLTSLYSILLEEDLTPKRHSVRKKGEFLPPKEKEIWFGKTFQVEEEHLEKAEARIQRDEKEEALTEKAKPTPEQKVHKPSEHDAKVSEKLKAKEEKQKDRKKQEKPTAEKKEDRPSLEEPRKTKPEEKLVTVAETKREKIQLKPEKKVEISKTRDIKPPPEVEKTKEVDAKAIKPDKVTEKPKEKEEKDKKEQKREGPVKKKVEIPQKKEATVGKVKPTAEPKVEKPKKTESKAAPEKPQKDKKPEKKVEELKRVEKKIEKAKAAVEPTVKKAKEDQSKVLEQTLKEGKPEKKTEREKKDEKTVKKTKPPTESEVDKPAEMASKALKPKVKEGRIKDKKEQDKPAKAEKKTVREEKAEGIKPAPESKVEKPKTTDIKIEHKAEIEAETKRPSKQKEKAEKSKKKEKAKPALEVKMDKVKELEPKEKQRAKADKESEKKSVIPEKEVEKAKEFEPTIEKVKPTAKSKVEKLKKEEPVTEQVKPTEGLKVEKLKMEGPVTEKVKPTTELKMEKPKKEEPKREKVEHTGEPKAEKPKKEELITEKVKTTAEPKLEKPKKEAVSAKAKPTGESKGEKPKKELVTEKVRFKAEPKLEKQKMKEPVTEKVKPTTETKLDRPKKEEPVIEKVKPKAESKLEKPKKEQISEEAKPTAEPKVEKSKKEELVKEKVKPTAEPKVQKQKKEEPVREKFKSKAEPKLEKLKKEESVTEKIKPRTEVKVEKPKKEELVTEKAKPTAEPKVEKPKKEEPVREKAKLTAEPKMEKPKIEELVTGKVKLTAKPKVEKPKKEEPVTEKVKPTAEPKVKKPKKAELVIEKVILTAEPKVEKPKKEESVTEKVKPTAEPKVVKPKKAEPDTEKAKPIAEPKVEKPKKEEPKREKVKHTGEPKAEKPKKEEPITEKVKPTAEPKLEKPKKEAVSEKAKPMGESKGEKPKKELVTEKVRFKAELELEKQKRKEPVTEKVKPTAEPKVGKAKKAEPITEKVKPTAEFKVEKPKKEELVTGKVKPTAKPKVEKPKKEEPLTEKAKPTAEPKEERLKKEEPVAEKVKPTAEPKVEKPKKAEPVTEKAKPTAEPKVEKPKKDELVTGKVKPTAEPKVEKPKKAGPGTEKVKPTAEAKVEKLKKEEPVAEKVKPTAEPKVEKPKKEEPITGKVKPTAEPKVRKLKKAEPVTEKAKPIAELKVEKPKKDEPVAEKVKPTAETKVEKPKKAEPVAEKVKPTAETKVEKPKKAEPVAEKVKPTAEPKVEKPKKEEPTTGKVKPTAEPKVEKPKKEEPVTEKAKPIAEPKVEKPKKEEPVAEKVKPTAETKVEKPKKAEPVAETVKPTAEPKVEKPKKDKLVTGKVKPTAEPKVEKPKKAEPGTEKVKPTAEPKVEKLKKEEPVTDKAKPITESKVEKPKKEEPVAEKVKPTAEPKVKKPKKAEPVAEKVKPTAETKVEKPKKAEPLAEKAKPIAEPKVEKTKKAEPGTEKVKPTAEPKVEKLKKEEPVTEKVKPTAETKVEKPKKAEPVAEKVKPTAEPKVEKPKKEKLVAVKVKPTAEPMVEKPKEEEPVTEKAKPIAEPKVEKPKKEEPVAEKVKPTVETKVEKPKKAEPVAETVKPTAEPKVEKPKKEELVTGKVKPTAEPKVEKPKKEEPVTEKAKPTAEPKVEKPKKEEPVTEKVKPTAEPKLEKPKKAEPKVEKPKKEEPVPEKVKPTAETKVEKPKKAEPAAEKVKPTAEPKVEKPKKEEPVTEKAKPIAEPKVEKPKKAEPKLEKPKKAEPVTEKAKPIAEPKVEKVKKEEPIIEKVKPTAEAKVEKPKKEEPVAEKVKPTAEPKVEKAKKEEPVTEKAKPIAEPKVEKPKKEEPVAEKVKPTAETKVEKPKKEEPVTEKVKPTAEPKLEKPKKAEPKVEKPKKEEPVAEKVKPTAEPKVEKPKKEEPVTEKAKPIAEPKVEKPKKAEPKLEKPKKAEPVTEKAKPIAEPKVEKVKKEEPIIEKVKPTAEAKVEKPKKEEPVAEKVKRKAEPKVEKPKKEELVTEKVIPTAEPKVDHPQKDEPVTEKVKTTAKPKVEKPKKEEMVVEKAKPTIKLKLEKQKKEEPVIEKPKPTAEPKVAKLKKEEPVIEKPKPTAEPKVAKLKKEELAIEKSKPTIEPKVEEPKKEELVIEKVKPTAEPKVDKQKKPEYQTKLDKVSEKLSKEKTKVKNEKVKEEPGKPETKTEITRKDEEPAGKVKPKMQKPRIIETKEKQKIKAEKEAVGESVKLEKKARKGEEAEAKAGVAAEAKVQKRKEAVAKKAHGKSEEKPKLSAPGTPKKVHKKRGPTCDPLPRYCPGPPRWYDHPIITNRSAVQTSKKESNVTLAAKQPTTPKREAEVPKKKTVEVKPKKEPVHTKDKIKQVSKKKEPVVPTKKARKDQLEKESKVPKVKLTSPPQKEPKDLKVKAKPARAKKDKPVEKKHIKMEKVEEEPEPVADDMAASWDIHFFQCVFVDEENGQYPLFPFMPWQNIQFRLPLSNY; translated from the exons ATGACTGAGGCTGCAGCAGAAG ACTTGTTCAACGTGCCGGCACCAGTCATTGACTATGAGAGTGAAACCACGTTACAGCCTGAGCGAACAGCAAACAAGAGCCTGctctccatcttcagctccCCTTGGCCATGGCTTCTGCTCCTCTCCCTCGTCTTCCTCGGGTCATCAGTCGCCATCACGTTCGACCTCATCAACTACAGAGGCCTGACTG GAGAATTGTGTGACATGTATTTTGACCCCATGGAAATGGTCAGCGAAGCAGTGGATGAATTTTCCAACTTGACGAAACAGTCCTTAACCTCCTTATACAGCATTCTCCTAGAAGAAG ATTTAACCCCCAAACGACATTCAGTAAGAAAGAAAG GAGAATTTCTGCCACCAAAAGAGAAAG AGATATGGTTCGGGAAAACTTTCCAAGTAGAAGAGGAACATCTGGAAAAAGCAGAGGCTAGGATACAGAGAGATGAAAAAGAAGAGGCACTGACAGAAAAAGCCAAGCCCACCCCTGAACAAAAAGTACACAAGCCATCTGAGCACGACG CTAAAGTGTCAGAGAAGCTGAAGGCCaaggaagaaaaacagaaagacaggaaaaaacaagaaaagccgACAGCCGAGAAAAAAGAAGACCGACCTTCACTGGAAGAGCCAAGAAAGACTAAACCTGAGG AAAAGCTTGTCACAGTAGCGGagacaaaaagagaaaaaatacaGTTAAAACCCGAGAAGAAAGTAGAGATATCAAAGACGAGAGATATCAAACCCCCTCCTGAAGTGGAGAAGACAAAAGAGGTCGACGCCAAAG CTATTAAGCCTGACAAAGTAACGGAAAAACCaaaagaaaaagaggaaaaagacaaaaaagaacaaaaaagggAAGGTCCTGTGAAGAAGAAAGTAGAGATACCACAAAAAAAGGAGGCAACTGTGGGAAAAGTCAAACCTACAGCTGAACCCAAAGTTGAGAAACCAAAGAAGACTGAGAGCAAAG CAGCACCTGAGAAACCACAAAAGGACAAAAAGCCAGAGAAGAAAGTGGAGGAACTGAAAAGAGTGgaaaagaaaatagaaaaagcCAAAGCAGCTGTCGAACCCACAGTCAAGAAAGCAAAGGAGGATCAATCCAAAG TACTAGAACAAACACTAAAAGAGGGGAAACCTgagaagaaaacagaaagagAAAAGAAAGATGAAAAAACTGTGAAGAAAACCAAGCCCCCCACTGAATCTGAGGTCGATAAACCGGCGGAGATGGCATCTAAAG CACTTAAGCCAAAAGTAAAGGAAGGAAGAATAAAGGACAAAAAAGAACAAGACAAGCCTGCAAAAGCAGAAAAGAAAACAGTGAGAGAAGAAAAGGCTGAGGGAATTAAACCTGCTCCTGAATCCAAAGTGGAGAAGCCAAAAACGACGGACATCAAAA TAGAACACAAAGCTGAAATAGAAGCAGAAACAAAGAGACCTTCAAAGCAGAAGGAAAAAGCAGAGAAatcaaagaaaaaagaaaaagccaaGCCAGCTCTGGAAGTCAAAATGGATAAAGTGAAGGAGTTGGAACCCAAAG AAAAACAGAGGGCAAAGGCTGATAAAGAATCTGAAAAGAAGTCTGTAATACCTGAGAAGGAAGTGGAAAAAGCAAAGGAATTTGAACCAACCATAGAAAAAGTCAAACCTACTGCAAAATCAAAAGTGGAGAAACTAAAGAAAGAAGAACCTGTTACAGAACAGGTCAAACCTACAGAGGGACTCAAAGtggaaaaactgaaaatggaagGACCAGTTACagaaaaagtcaaaccaacAACAGAATTAAAAATGGAGAAACCAAAGAAAGAAGAACCAAAAAGAGAAAAAGTTGAACACACTGGAGAACCCAAAGCGGAGAAACCAAAAAAGGAAGAACTAATTACAGAAAAAGTCAAAACCACAGCAGAACCTAAACTGGAGAAACCAAAGAAAGAGGCAGTTTCCGCAAAAGCCAAACCTACGGGAGAATCCAAAGGAGAGAAACCCAAGAAGGAACTGGTTACAGAAAAAGTCAGATTCAAAGCAGAACCAAAATTGGAGAAACAGAAGATGAAAGAACCAGTTACAGAAAAAGTCAAACCCACAACAGAAACCAAACTTGATAGACCAAAGAAGGAAGAACCAGTAATAGAAAAAGTCAAACCCAAAGCTGAATCCAAACTGGAGAAACCAAAGAAAGAACAAATTTCCGAAGAAGCCAAACCTACAGCAGAACCTAAAGTGGAGAAATCAAAGAAGGAAGAACTGGTTAAAGAAAAAGTCAAGCCCACGGCAGAACCCAAAGTGCAGAAACAAAAGAAGGAAGAACCAGTCAGAGAAAAATTCAAATCCAAAGCTGAACCCAAACTGGAGAAACTAAAGAAGGAGGAATCGGTTACAGAAAAAATCAAACCAAGAACTGAAGTCAAAGTAGAGAAACCAAAGAAAGAAGAACTGGTTACTGAAAAAGCCAAACCCACTGCAGAACCCAAAGTGGAGAAACCAAAGAAGGAAGAACCTGTTAGAGAAAAAGCCAAACTTACAGCAGAACCTAAAATGGAGAAACCAAAGATTGAAGAACTGGTTACTGGAAAAGTCAAACTGACTGCAAAGCCCAAAGTGGAGAAACCTAAGAAGGAAGAACCTGTTACAGAAAAGGTTAAACCCACAGCAGAACCCAAAGTGAAGAAACCAAAGAAGGCAGAACTTGTGATAGAAAAAGTCATACTTACAGCAGAACCCAAAGTGGAGAAACCAAAGAAGGAAGAATCTGTTACAGAAAAAGTCAAACCTACAGCAGAACCTAAAGTGGTGAAACCAAAGAAGGCAGAACCTGATACAGAAAAAGCCAAACCTATAGCAGAACCCAAAGTGGAGAAACCAAAGAAGGAAGAACCAAAAAGAGAAAAAGTTAAACACACTGGAGAACCCAAAGCGGAGAAACCAAAAAAGGAAGAACCAATTACAGAAAAAGTCAAACCCACAGCAGAACCTAAACTGGAGAAACCAAAGAAAGAGGCAGTTTCCGAAAAAGCGAAACCTATGGGAGAATCCAAAGGAGAGAAACCAAAGAAGGAACTGGTTACAGAAAAAGTCAGATTCAAAGCTGAACTAGAATTGGAGAAACAGAAGAGGAAAGAACCAGTTACAGAAAAAGTTAAACCAACAGCAGAACCTAAAGTGGGGAAAGCAAAAAAGGCAGAACCTATTACAGAGAAAGTCAAACCTACAGCAGAATTCAAAGTGGAGAAACCAAAAAAAGAAGAACTGGTTACTGGAAAAGTCAAACCCACTGCAAAGCCCAAAGTGGAGAAACCGAAGAAGGAAGAACCTCTTACAGAAAAAGCCAAACCTACAGCAGAACCCAAAGAGGAGAGATTAAAGAAGGAAGAACCTGTTGCagaaaaagtcaaaccaacAGCAGAACCTAAAGTGGAGAAACCAAAGAAGGCAGAACCTGTTACAGAAAAAGCCAAACCTACAGCAGAACCTAAAGTGGAGAAACCAAAGAAAGACGAACTGGTTACTGGAAAAGTCAAACCCACTGCAGAACCCAAAGTGGAGAAACCGAAGAAGGCAGGACCTGGTACAGAGAAAGTCAAACCCACTGCAGAAGCCAAagtggagaaactgaagaaggAAGAACCTGTTGCAGAAAAAGTCAAACCTACAGCAGAACCTAAAGTGGAGAAACCAAAGAAAGAAGAACCGATTACTGGAAAAGTCAAACCCACTGCAGAACCCAAAGTGAGGAAACTGAAGAAGGCAGAACCTGTTACAGAAAAAGCCAAACCTATAGCCGAACTCAAAGTGGAGAAACCAAAGAAGGATGAACCTGTTGCagaaaaagtcaaaccaacAGCAGAAACTAAAGTGGAGAAACCAAAGAAGGCAGAACCTGTTGCAGAAAAAGTCAAACCTACAGCAGAAACTAAAGTGGAGAAACCAAAGAAGGCAGAACCTGTTGCAGAAAAAGTCAAACCTACAGCAGAACCTAAAGTGGAGAAACCAAAGAAAGAAGAACCGACTACTGGAAAAGTCAAACCCACTGCAGAACCCAAAGTGGAGAAACCGAAGAAGGAAGAACCTGTTACAGAAAAAGCAAAACCTATAGCAGAACCCAAAGTGGAGAAACCAAAGAAGGAAGAACCTGTTGCagaaaaagtcaaaccaacAGCAGAAACTAAAGTGGAGAAACCAAAGAAGGCAGAACCTGTTGCAGAAACAGTCAAACCTACAGCTGAACCTAAAGTGGAGAAACCAAAGAAAGACAAACTGGTTACTGGAAAAGTCAAACCCACTGCAGAACCCAAAGTGGAGAAACCGAAGAAGGCAGAACCTGGTACAGAGAAAGTCAAACCCACTGCAGAACCCAAAGTGGAGAAACTGAAAAAGGAAGAACCTGTTACAGACAAAGCCAAACCTATAACCGAATCCAAAGTGGAGAAACCAAAGAAGGAAGAACCTGTTGCagaaaaagtcaaaccaacAGCAGAACCCAAAGTGAAGAAACCAAAGAAGGCAGAACCTGTTGCTGAAAAAGTCAAACCTACAGCAGAAACTAAAGTGGAGAAACCAAAGAAGGCAGAACCTCTTGCAGAAAAAGCCAAACCTATAGCAGAACCCAAAGTGGAGAAAACAAAGAAGGCAGAACCTGGTACAGAGAAAGTCAAACCCACTGCCGAACCCAAagtggagaaactgaagaaggAAGAACCTGTTACagaaaaagtcaaaccaacAGCAGAAACTAAAGTGGAGAAACCAAAGAAGGCAGAACCTGTTGCAGAAAAAGTCAAACCTACAGCAGAACCTAAAGTGGAGAAaccaaagaaagaaaaactggTTGCTGTAAAAGTCAAACCCACTGCAGAACCCATGGTGGAGAAACCGAAGGAGGAAGAACCTGTTACAGAAAAAGCTAAACCTATAGCAGAACCCAAAGTGGAGAAACCAAAGAAGGAAGAACCTGTTGCagaaaaagtcaaaccaacAGTAGAAACTAAAGTGGAGAAACCAAAGAAGGCAGAACCTGTGGCAGAAACAGTCAAACCTACAGCAGAACCTAAAGTGGAGAAACCAAAGAAAGAAGAACTGGTTACTGGAAAAGTCAAACCCACTGCAGAACCCAAAGTGGAGAAACCAAAGAAGGAAGAACCTGTTACAGAAAAAGCAAAACCTACAGCAGAACCCAAAGTGGAGAAACCAAAGAAGGAAGAACCGGTTACAGAAAAAGTCAAACCTACAGCAGAACCTAAACTAGAGAAACCAAAGAAGGCAGAACCCAAAGTGGAGAAACCAAAGAAGGAAGAACCTGTTCCagaaaaagtcaaaccaacAGCAGAAACTAAAGTGGAGAAACCAAAGAAGGCAGAACCTGCTGCAGAAAAAGTCAAACCTACAGCAGAACCTAAAGTGGAGAAACCGAAGAAGGAAGAACCTGTTACAGAAAAAGCAAAACCTATAGCAGAACCCAAAGTGGAGAAACCAAAGAAGGCAGAACCTAAACTGGAGAAACCAAAAAAGGCAGAACCTGTTACAGAAAAAGCCAAACCTATAGCAGAACCCAAAGTTGAGAAAGTGAAGAAGGAAGAACCAATTATAGAAAAAGTCAAACCCACTGCAGAAGCCAAAGTAGAAAAACCAAAGAAGGAAGAACCAGTTGCAGAAAAAGTAAAACCCACTGCAGAACCCAAagtggagaaagcgaagaaggAAGAACCTGTTACAGAAAAAGCAAAACCTATAGCAGAACCCAAAGTGGAGAAACCAAAGAAGGAAGAACCTGTTGCagaaaaagtcaaaccaacAGCAGAAACTAAAGTGGAGAAACCAAAGAAGGAAGAACCGGTTACAGAAAAAGTCAAACCTACAGCAGAACCTAAACTGGAGAAACCAAAGAAGGCAGAACCCAAAGTGGAGAAACCAAAAAAGGAAGAACCTGTTGCagaaaaagtcaaaccaacAGCAGAACCTAAAGTGGAGAAACCGAAGAAGGAAGAACCTGTTACAGAAAAAGCAAAACCTATAGCAGAACCCAAAGTGGAGAAACCAAAGAAGGCAGAACCTAAACTGGAGAAACCAAAGAAGGCAGAACCTGTTACAGAAAAAGCCAAACCTATAGCAGAACCCAAAGTTGAGAAAGTGAAGAAGGAAGAACCAATTATAGAAAAAGTCAAACCTACTGCAGAAGCCAAAGTAGAAAAACCAAAGAAGGAAGAACCAGTTGCAGAAAAAGTAAAACGCAAAGCAGAACCCAAAGTGGAGAAACCAAAGAAGGAAGAACTGGTTACAGAAAAAGTCATACCCACAGCAGAACCGAAAGTGGACCACCCACAGAAGGATGAACCTGTTACAGAAAAAGTCAAGACTACAGCAAAACCCAAAGTGGAGAAACCAAAAAAGGAGGAAATGGTTGTAGAAAAAGCCAAACCCACAATAAAACTCAAATTGGAGAAACAGAAGAAGGAAGAACCAGTTATAGAAAAACCTAAACCCACTGCAGAGCCCAAAGTGGCGAAACTGAAGAAGGAAGAACCAGTTATAGAAAAACCTAAACCCACTGCAGAGCCCAAAGTGGCGAAACTGAAGAAGGAAGAACTAGCTATAGAAAAATCCAAACCCACAATTGAACCCAAAGTGGAAGAACCGAAGAAGGAAGAACTGGTCATAGAAAAAGTCAAGCCCACAGCAGAACCCAAagtggacaaacaaaaaaagcctGAATACCAAA CTAAGCTTGACAAAGTTTCAGAAAAACTTTCAAAAGAAAAGACCAAAGTCAAAAACGAAAAAGTCAAGGAAGAACCTGGAAAACCTGAGACAAAAACAGAGATAACAAGGAAGGATGAGGAACCAGCTGGAAAAGTCAAACCCAAAATGCAGAAACCAAGAATTATTGAAACCAAAG AGAAGCAGAAAATAAAGGCTGAGAAAGAAGCTGTAGGAGAGTCAGTGAAACTGGAGAAGAAAGCAAGGAAGGGAGAGGAGGCTGAAGCAAAAGCGGGGGTCGCCGCTGAAGCCAAAGTGCAGAAGCGCAAAGAGGCCGTGGCAAAAA AAGCTCACGGTAAATCTGAGGAGAAGCCTAAACTGAGCG CTCCAGGGACTCCAAAAAAAGTGCACAAGAAGAGAG GCCCTACGTGTGATCCTCTGCCACGCTACTGTCCGGGACCCCCGCGTTGGTATG ACCATCCAATCATCACAAACAGATCCGCAGTACAGACTTCCAAAAAAG aGTCAAATGTTACGCTGGCAGCCAAACAGCCAACTACTCCAAAACGAG AAGCTGAAGTTCCTAAAAAGAAGACTGTGGAGGTCAAACCAAAAAAAG AGCCAGTACATACTAAAGACAAGATCAAACAGGTTTCTAAAAAGAAAG AGCCTGTCGTCCCAACAAAGAAGGCCAGAAAAGATCAGTTGGAGAAAG AGAGTAAGGTTCCCAAGGTGAAACTGACTTCACCTCCCCAAAAAG aaCCTAAAGACCTTAAAGTGAAGGCCAAACCAGCTCGTGCAAAGAAAG ATAAGCCTGTTGAGAAGAAACATATCAAGATGGAGAAAGTGGAAG AAGAGCCGGAACCCGTTGCAGATGACATGGCAGCAAGTT gggATATCCACTTCTTCCAGTGTGTCTTTGTGGATGAAGAGAACGGCCAATACCCACTGTTCCCCTTCATGCCTTGGCAGAACATACAATTCAGACTGCCTCTTTCAAACTACTGA